One Chlorobaculum limnaeum genomic window carries:
- a CDS encoding ATP-binding protein → MNNQDSSLLPAIDWLETIIDARFAQHCKGSGDRGIPRLQLSTTNLRLAEFMRSHEPDAEEFALLMLALAPHLQPDFFGKIIAEYLPDGGDFPEFGGVRGVNHRGLLPTGETAQFVIGGDDLEKRLDVQRLLGPEHWFAKEHILWLEPVPEGEPVMSGRLTLNPEVVEQLTLGTTSKPRFSMEFPAEYIETGMEWSDLVLPAATLRQISEIEHWITHNDTLLGDWGMKKRVKPGYRALFYGPPGTGKTLTATLLGKQTGKEVFRIDLSRIISKYIGETEKNLSRLFDKADSKNWILFFDEADALFGKRTDIRDAHDKYANQETAYLLQRIESHNGLVILASNRRGNLDEAFSRRFQSIIHFPMPKPEERHALWLNTLPERMMTDAEIDWQAIATRYELSGASILNIVHYCAIESLANPAHPLDNKRLEKAIMREFIKEGKVV, encoded by the coding sequence ATGAACAATCAGGACTCCAGCCTTTTGCCTGCAATAGACTGGCTCGAAACCATTATCGATGCACGCTTTGCGCAGCATTGTAAAGGAAGTGGCGATAGAGGCATTCCCCGTCTCCAGCTCTCGACAACCAACCTCAGGCTTGCGGAGTTCATGCGTTCTCATGAGCCTGATGCCGAAGAGTTCGCCCTGCTCATGCTTGCCCTCGCCCCGCATCTTCAGCCCGATTTCTTCGGCAAAATTATCGCAGAATACCTCCCCGATGGGGGCGATTTTCCTGAGTTTGGCGGCGTTCGGGGGGTGAACCATCGCGGGCTTTTGCCGACTGGCGAGACGGCGCAGTTCGTCATTGGGGGGGACGATCTCGAAAAGCGGCTCGATGTGCAGCGGCTGCTCGGGCCGGAGCACTGGTTCGCGAAGGAGCACATCCTGTGGCTCGAACCGGTGCCGGAGGGCGAGCCGGTGATGAGCGGGCGACTCACGCTGAACCCGGAGGTGGTGGAGCAGCTCACGCTCGGCACGACGAGCAAGCCTCGCTTCAGCATGGAGTTTCCGGCGGAATACATCGAAACCGGCATGGAGTGGAGCGACCTGGTACTGCCCGCCGCCACGCTCCGGCAGATCAGCGAAATCGAACACTGGATCACGCACAACGACACGCTGCTCGGCGACTGGGGCATGAAGAAGCGCGTCAAGCCGGGCTACCGGGCGCTCTTCTACGGCCCGCCCGGCACCGGCAAAACGCTCACGGCGACGCTGCTCGGCAAACAGACCGGCAAGGAGGTGTTCCGCATCGACCTGTCGCGCATCATCTCGAAGTACATCGGCGAAACCGAAAAAAACCTCTCGCGCCTCTTCGACAAGGCGGACAGCAAGAACTGGATTCTCTTTTTCGACGAAGCCGACGCGCTCTTCGGCAAGCGCACCGACATCCGCGACGCGCACGACAAGTACGCCAACCAGGAGACCGCCTACCTGCTCCAGCGCATTGAGAGCCACAACGGCCTCGTCATCCTCGCCTCGAACCGGCGCGGCAACCTCGACGAAGCCTTTTCGCGGCGCTTCCAGAGCATCATCCACTTCCCGATGCCCAAGCCCGAAGAGCGCCACGCCCTCTGGCTGAACACCCTGCCTGAGCGGATGATGACCGACGCCGAAATCGACTGGCAAGCCATCGCCACGCGCTACGAACTGAGCGGGGCGAGCATCCTGAACATCGTGCACTACTGCGCCATCGAGTCGCTGGCCAACCCGGCCCACCCCCTCGACAACAAACGCCTCGAAAAAGCGATCATGCGAGAGTTCATCAAGGAAGGCAAGGTTGTATAA
- a CDS encoding NUDIX hydrolase has translation MKRAGASIILKNPRNQVLLFLRDDKPEIPYPNLWDLPGGHVEDAETPKACIMREMLEEIETDVSACHRHAIYDFPDRIEYIFLMDFEAAAETIPLHEGQCLRWFAEKEIPWDNLAFGFEFVLRDYFAGRQRWDDDGEVQD, from the coding sequence ATGAAAAGAGCAGGCGCCAGCATAATTCTCAAAAACCCCCGCAACCAGGTCTTGCTCTTCCTGCGCGACGACAAACCGGAGATTCCCTACCCGAACCTGTGGGACCTGCCCGGCGGCCATGTTGAGGATGCAGAAACGCCCAAAGCGTGCATCATGCGAGAGATGCTGGAGGAGATCGAAACCGACGTCTCCGCCTGCCACCGCCACGCGATCTACGATTTCCCCGACCGGATCGAGTACATTTTTCTGATGGATTTCGAAGCCGCCGCCGAAACCATCCCGCTGCACGAAGGGCAGTGTTTGCGCTGGTTCGCGGAGAAGGAAATTCCGTGGGACAACCTCGCATTCGGCTTCGAGTTCGTGCTCCGGGACTATTTCGCCGGGCGGCAGCGGTGGGACGATGATGGCGAAGTTCAGGACTGA
- a CDS encoding tetratricopeptide repeat protein, which translates to MAIQVFIKERSREGEKFTATVQFDALGESEPLTVENPATPEQEQELEWYFEQWLNFPFTDKARAERAAGIIRAYGESLFAQVFRSDPDVYAEYRSAMGRGGVTLQVIGSPEFHALHWEALKDPNQPHPLAVDQPVVRKNHKAVVDPARVAEAPELRVLLVTARPSGRKDVGYRTISRPLIEELETGKLPATIDIVRPGSFRALLQHLEATRNDHGDGYYHMLHLDLHGAVLTYAEYQHISEQAASSSAHLFKGYGCSPVEQYDDERAFLMFEDGESHDGNGGELVSAEDIASQLRLHQIPVVALNACQSGKQVGATETSLGSRLLQSGAQLVIAMGYSVTVSAARLFMTRFYQELLAGREPATAIRSARLELFRDKARKGAYNREIDLEDWMLPVIYQNTPVQFRFSAAAPRAAFAMPRYPKPATAYGFFGRDLDVLEIERRLLKRGNLLLVQGMGGAGKSTLLHHLGWWWQKTRFVEQVFYFGYDLKAYRLPMIIAAIGEQLGLPLTGRMQEDRHEVTRYLKSSRHLLMLDNMESITGERLSIPNTLNDAERQELKGFLQELTGGKTLVLLGSRGNEEWLQPNPLNQHRIYDLPGLDGEASSQLADKILRDIGAPNYPDQPEHRDAFKRLLRLLGGYPLAIEVVLSNLARSTPAEVLQRLEAADIDLDNQSATAGKTDSIIKCIDYSHSNLSEPARQLLLTLAPFKGVVNKRWLEQYSKKLLAQPVLAGLPCEKWEEVLREAEKMGLLKPHENEGLAEFGYLSLQPVFPFFLNTRLNDPAQAERKAAIETAFREHYEGIGDFFGELTDSKEAGQKQAGYALIGVEYENFYTALQIALRQQQSILTVFLNLSNYLDKTQQHQQGLELGRQVMQGLERWPEELIQGQIGYEFVGVLVDEIGTRSMKLQQFQEAEVTYSKALELWDGMTIPSSEQKGTARATILHQLGMVAQEQRKYEEAEGYFKDALAIKIEYNARYEQASTLHQLGRVAQEQRKYAEAERYYKDALAIKIEYNARYEQAGTLHQLGIVAQAQQKYDEAEQYYKEALAIKIEYNARYEQAKTLHQLGNVAYLQRKYAEAERYYKEALVIKIEYNDRYEQAGTLHQLGNVAYLQRKYEEAEGYYKEALGIYVEFNDRYEQASTLHQLGMVAEEQRKYEEAQAYALEAAELFVEFNDQYSLAIVLGTLGRIWRATKDRGIIDKVAVLLNSSASECEQLLDEAAEAEGSKKV; encoded by the coding sequence ATGGCTATTCAGGTTTTCATCAAAGAGCGCTCCCGCGAGGGGGAGAAGTTCACCGCAACCGTGCAGTTCGACGCTTTGGGCGAGTCTGAACCGCTGACCGTCGAGAATCCGGCAACGCCCGAACAGGAGCAGGAGCTGGAGTGGTACTTCGAGCAGTGGCTGAATTTTCCCTTTACCGACAAGGCGAGGGCGGAGCGGGCCGCCGGGATTATCCGGGCGTATGGCGAATCGCTCTTTGCGCAGGTGTTTCGGAGCGATCCCGACGTCTATGCGGAGTACCGGAGCGCGATGGGGAGGGGCGGCGTGACGTTGCAGGTCATCGGTTCGCCGGAGTTCCATGCGCTGCACTGGGAGGCGCTGAAGGATCCGAACCAGCCGCATCCGCTGGCGGTCGATCAGCCGGTGGTGCGCAAGAACCACAAGGCGGTCGTCGATCCGGCGCGGGTCGCCGAAGCGCCCGAACTACGGGTGCTGCTGGTGACGGCGCGTCCGTCGGGCAGAAAGGATGTCGGCTACCGCACCATTTCGCGCCCGCTCATCGAGGAACTCGAAACCGGCAAGCTCCCCGCTACTATCGACATCGTGCGCCCCGGCAGCTTCAGGGCGCTCTTGCAGCATCTCGAAGCGACGCGCAACGACCACGGCGACGGCTACTACCACATGCTGCACCTCGACCTGCACGGCGCGGTGCTGACTTACGCGGAGTATCAGCACATCTCGGAGCAGGCGGCTTCGTCATCCGCGCATCTTTTCAAGGGTTACGGATGCAGCCCGGTCGAGCAGTACGACGACGAGCGGGCCTTTCTGATGTTCGAGGATGGCGAATCGCACGACGGCAACGGCGGCGAGCTGGTGAGCGCGGAGGACATCGCCAGCCAGTTGCGGCTGCACCAGATTCCGGTGGTTGCGCTCAACGCCTGCCAGTCGGGCAAGCAGGTTGGGGCCACCGAAACCAGCCTCGGCAGCCGCCTGTTGCAGTCGGGCGCGCAGCTCGTCATCGCGATGGGCTACTCGGTCACGGTGTCGGCGGCACGGCTCTTCATGACCCGCTTCTACCAGGAGCTGCTCGCCGGGCGCGAACCGGCCACGGCCATCCGGAGCGCCCGGCTGGAGCTGTTTCGCGACAAGGCTCGCAAAGGGGCGTACAACAGGGAGATCGATCTCGAAGACTGGATGCTGCCGGTGATCTACCAGAACACGCCGGTGCAGTTCCGCTTTTCCGCCGCCGCGCCGCGCGCAGCTTTCGCCATGCCGCGCTACCCGAAACCGGCAACGGCGTACGGCTTTTTCGGGCGCGACCTCGACGTGCTCGAAATCGAGCGCCGCCTGCTCAAGCGCGGCAACCTCTTGCTGGTGCAGGGGATGGGCGGCGCGGGGAAGAGCACGCTCTTGCACCACCTCGGCTGGTGGTGGCAGAAGACCCGCTTCGTCGAGCAGGTCTTCTACTTCGGCTACGACCTCAAGGCGTATCGTCTTCCGATGATTATCGCGGCCATCGGTGAGCAGCTTGGCTTGCCGCTCACCGGGCGGATGCAGGAGGATCGCCACGAGGTCACGCGCTACCTGAAAAGCAGCCGCCACTTGCTGATGCTCGACAACATGGAGTCGATCACCGGCGAGCGGCTTTCCATTCCCAACACGCTGAACGATGCGGAGCGGCAGGAGCTGAAAGGATTTCTGCAGGAGCTGACCGGCGGCAAAACGCTGGTGCTGCTCGGTTCACGCGGCAACGAGGAGTGGCTGCAACCGAACCCGCTCAACCAGCATCGCATCTACGACCTGCCCGGCCTGGACGGCGAGGCGAGCAGCCAGCTTGCCGACAAAATTCTCCGCGATATTGGCGCGCCCAACTATCCCGATCAGCCGGAGCATCGCGACGCTTTCAAGCGGCTCCTGCGGCTGCTCGGCGGCTATCCGCTGGCAATCGAGGTTGTGCTCTCGAACCTCGCCCGCTCGACGCCTGCGGAGGTGCTCCAGCGCCTCGAAGCCGCCGACATCGATCTCGACAACCAGTCGGCAACCGCCGGAAAGACCGACAGCATCATCAAATGCATCGACTACTCCCACAGCAACCTCTCCGAACCCGCCCGGCAGCTTTTGCTCACGCTGGCTCCGTTTAAAGGCGTAGTGAACAAGAGATGGCTGGAACAGTACAGCAAGAAACTGCTTGCCCAGCCAGTGCTTGCCGGGTTGCCTTGCGAGAAGTGGGAGGAGGTGTTGCGTGAGGCGGAGAAGATGGGACTGCTCAAGCCGCATGAAAATGAGGGCTTGGCGGAGTTTGGCTACCTCAGCTTGCAACCGGTGTTCCCTTTTTTCCTGAATACGCGGCTCAACGATCCGGCTCAAGCGGAGCGCAAAGCGGCGATTGAAACCGCGTTTCGGGAGCATTACGAAGGGATCGGAGACTTTTTTGGAGAACTCACCGACTCGAAAGAAGCCGGTCAAAAACAGGCAGGATATGCGCTGATCGGTGTGGAATACGAAAATTTCTACACGGCTTTGCAGATCGCGCTGAGGCAGCAGCAGTCGATTCTTACTGTATTCTTAAATCTTTCCAATTATCTCGATAAGACTCAGCAGCACCAGCAAGGGCTTGAGCTTGGCAGGCAGGTTATGCAAGGCCTTGAACGCTGGCCGGAAGAGCTGATCCAAGGGCAGATCGGTTATGAGTTTGTCGGAGTGCTGGTTGACGAAATCGGTACGAGATCGATGAAGTTGCAGCAGTTTCAGGAGGCAGAAGTGACATACTCAAAGGCTTTGGAACTATGGGATGGGATGACGATACCGTCGTCCGAACAAAAAGGAACAGCAAGAGCAACGATTCTGCACCAGTTGGGCATGGTGGCACAGGAACAGCGGAAGTATGAAGAGGCGGAGGGGTACTTTAAAGATGCGCTTGCGATCAAGATCGAGTACAACGCCCGGTATGAGCAGGCGAGTACGCTGCACCAGTTGGGCAGGGTGGCGCAGGAGCAGCGGAAGTATGCCGAGGCGGAGAGGTACTACAAGGATGCACTTGCGATCAAAATCGAGTACAACGCCCGGTATGAGCAGGCGGGTACGCTGCACCAGTTGGGCATTGTCGCTCAGGCACAGCAGAAGTATGACGAGGCTGAGCAGTACTACAAGGAAGCGCTTGCGATCAAGATCGAGTACAACGCCCGGTATGAGCAGGCGAAGACGCTGCACCAGTTGGGCAATGTGGCTTACTTGCAGCGGAAGTATGCCGAGGCAGAGCGGTACTACAAGGAAGCGCTTGTGATCAAGATCGAGTACAACGACCGGTATGAGCAGGCGGGTACGCTGCACCAGTTGGGTAATGTAGCTTACTTACAGCGGAAGTATGAAGAGGCGGAGGGGTACTACAAGGAAGCGCTGGGGATATATGTCGAGTTTAATGACCGGTATGAGCAAGCGAGTACGTTGCACCAGTTGGGCATGGTGGCCGAAGAGCAGCGGAAGTATGAAGAGGCGCAGGCTTATGCGCTGGAGGCGGCGGAGTTGTTTGTCGAGTTTAACGATCAGTACAGTCTGGCGATTGTGCTTGGTACGCTTGGTCGTATCTGGCGGGCGACCAAAGATCGCGGCATCATCGACAAGGTCGCGGTTTTGCTGAACAGTTCGGCGTCGGAGTGCGAACAGTTGCTCGACGAGGCGGCAGAGGCGGAGGGGAGCAAGAAGGTGTAG
- a CDS encoding zinc-dependent alcohol dehydrogenase codes for MKALVLTGRERFELVERELAVPGEHEVAVRVAAAAICRTDAKMWHAGHRDLVMPRVLGHEVCGTIDEAPGRLFAVWPGSACGSCSMCRSGRENLCPQMKITGFHRDGGFAGQLVAPRSSLVEVPKGVGASLATLAEPLACAIHGVKQSSVRRADRVLIYGAGTLGILLAMAAINRGASVAMADPDVEKFARSEAFRSRYAIETDKPDAQGRFDIIFNATASADTLASGIRRLEPGGRFCLFSGLGSEPESSASIFSELHYRELELVGSYGCTRPDMRDALRLLARYGQDLGFLIERTIRLDEAPSVMETVLAGTGFRQVIEFK; via the coding sequence ATGAAAGCATTGGTGCTGACCGGCAGGGAGCGGTTCGAGCTGGTGGAGCGGGAGTTGGCGGTTCCGGGGGAGCATGAGGTGGCCGTGCGGGTTGCGGCGGCGGCTATCTGCCGGACTGACGCGAAGATGTGGCATGCGGGCCATCGCGATTTGGTGATGCCGCGAGTGCTCGGCCACGAGGTGTGCGGCACTATCGACGAGGCTCCGGGGCGGCTCTTCGCGGTGTGGCCGGGAAGCGCTTGCGGCTCGTGCAGCATGTGCCGGAGCGGGCGGGAGAATCTCTGCCCGCAGATGAAAATCACCGGCTTTCACCGCGATGGCGGCTTCGCCGGGCAGCTCGTCGCGCCGCGTTCGAGCCTCGTCGAAGTACCGAAAGGGGTCGGCGCGTCGCTCGCCACGCTGGCCGAACCGCTCGCCTGCGCGATCCACGGCGTAAAGCAGAGTTCCGTGCGCCGCGCCGACCGGGTGCTGATCTACGGCGCGGGAACGCTCGGCATCCTGCTTGCCATGGCGGCGATCAACCGGGGCGCGAGCGTGGCGATGGCCGATCCCGACGTGGAGAAATTCGCCAGAAGCGAGGCGTTCAGAAGCCGTTACGCCATCGAGACCGACAAGCCGGACGCGCAAGGCAGATTCGACATCATCTTCAACGCGACCGCATCCGCCGACACCCTTGCATCGGGCATCCGCCGCCTCGAACCGGGCGGAAGGTTCTGCCTCTTCAGCGGTCTCGGCAGCGAGCCGGAGAGTTCCGCAAGCATCTTCAGCGAGCTGCACTACCGGGAACTCGAACTGGTCGGCTCCTACGGCTGTACCCGCCCGGACATGCGCGACGCCCTGCGCCTCCTCGCCCGCTACGGCCAAGACCTCGGCTTCCTCATCGAACGCACGATCCGCCTCGACGAAGCGCCTTCGGTCATGGAAACCGTGCTCGCCGGAACAGGCTTCCGGCAAGTCATCGAGTTCAAATGA
- the trpD gene encoding anthranilate phosphoribosyltransferase: protein MPHEHELRAFGRLISSITSGYVMSREESYEAYRQVILNLQPELQQGAFLAAHLMRKPTTGELSGAWDALDRHDTAKIDVDLDGPVCDIVGTGSDRLKTLNCSSPAALIAAACGLPVAKKGARLVTGVSGASDIFESMGIDLDHPLERAALSLQNTGICYLPGEAFLKSGWARLIGSMRFTSAFNILGPLTRPCAQNNCAVIGAYAPEVSIQMIDILAEIGMSAALSPYGLAEGFDPSLGMDEFSLCGPTMVVELRNGTITSYEVTPEDFGLKTVPFEKIASMKSAGENAAVVTEVLQGKRGGAAAEFFCMNAAAALYIAGKAEGYREGTEMAREALEAGAAWEKFEAMREYQGTDAFTECL, encoded by the coding sequence ATGCCACACGAACACGAACTTCGCGCTTTCGGCAGACTGATCTCTTCAATCACTTCGGGCTACGTCATGAGCCGCGAGGAGTCGTACGAGGCTTACCGGCAGGTGATTCTGAACCTCCAGCCGGAGCTTCAGCAGGGAGCGTTCCTCGCGGCGCACCTGATGCGCAAGCCCACCACCGGGGAGCTGTCCGGCGCGTGGGACGCGCTCGACCGGCACGATACGGCGAAGATCGACGTCGATCTCGACGGGCCGGTGTGCGACATTGTCGGCACGGGATCGGACCGGCTCAAAACGCTGAACTGCTCCAGCCCGGCGGCTTTGATCGCGGCTGCCTGCGGCCTGCCTGTGGCAAAGAAAGGTGCGCGGCTCGTGACCGGCGTGTCGGGCGCTTCGGACATTTTCGAGTCGATGGGCATCGACCTCGACCATCCGCTCGAACGCGCCGCGCTGAGCTTGCAGAACACCGGCATCTGCTACCTGCCCGGCGAGGCGTTCCTGAAATCGGGCTGGGCGCGGCTGATCGGCTCCATGCGCTTCACCTCGGCCTTCAACATCCTCGGCCCGCTCACCCGCCCCTGCGCTCAGAACAACTGCGCGGTCATCGGCGCGTACGCTCCCGAAGTCTCGATACAGATGATCGACATTCTCGCCGAAATCGGCATGTCCGCCGCGCTTTCGCCCTACGGCTTGGCGGAAGGGTTCGACCCGTCGCTCGGCATGGACGAGTTCTCGCTCTGCGGCCCGACAATGGTGGTCGAGCTGCGCAACGGCACGATCACCAGCTACGAGGTGACGCCGGAAGATTTCGGTCTGAAAACCGTGCCGTTCGAAAAGATCGCAAGCATGAAGAGCGCCGGAGAGAATGCCGCCGTGGTGACGGAAGTCTTGCAAGGCAAGCGCGGCGGCGCGGCAGCGGAGTTCTTCTGCATGAACGCCGCCGCAGCCCTCTACATCGCTGGCAAGGCCGAAGGATACCGCGAAGGCACGGAGATGGCGCGGGAAGCTCTCGAAGCAGGCGCGGCCTGGGAGAAGTTCGAAGCGATGCGCGAGTACCAGGGCACGGATGCCTTTACCGAATGCCTCTGA
- a CDS encoding DsrE family protein — translation METSKLLIISTIGPENPEKASLPFVLATASQALEVEVTMFLQSSAVVLAKQGEAGKVIAEGFQPLREMLDTFLEMGGKLYLCSPCLAQRNIGHDELIEGAQIGAAGTLVVSVMGASKVVTY, via the coding sequence ATGGAAACCAGCAAACTGCTTATCATCAGCACGATCGGGCCGGAAAATCCTGAAAAGGCTTCGCTGCCTTTCGTGCTGGCCACGGCTTCGCAAGCCCTCGAGGTCGAAGTCACCATGTTTCTCCAGTCTTCGGCGGTGGTGCTCGCCAAACAGGGAGAAGCCGGAAAGGTGATTGCCGAAGGGTTTCAGCCGCTCAGGGAGATGCTCGACACCTTCCTCGAAATGGGCGGCAAGCTCTACCTCTGCTCACCATGCCTCGCCCAGAGAAATATAGGTCATGATGAACTGATCGAAGGAGCGCAAATCGGAGCTGCCGGAACGCTTGTCGTTTCGGTGATGGGCGCTTCGAAGGTGGTAACGTACTGA